One window of the Cryptomeria japonica chromosome 7, Sugi_1.0, whole genome shotgun sequence genome contains the following:
- the LOC131856376 gene encoding disease resistance protein Roq1-like — protein sequence MASTSSSGQQNAFSGIDPYFKRRPLQESSSLFDVFINHRGSDVISTLATQLCNSLERLGIRAFLDEEEMELGDYFSSTLKKIIRSAKVHIAIFSKRYAEAPWCLAKLVLMLQSETIIIPMFYEVNPSDLRYIEKGSYADAFNKYIVKGRYTEQQINKWKEAIHSVSFISGYIINDLSDFNCENIVSAVQKHLVRSQAAKYPVGLSELAEELEKKCLPGDFERQYEANEGGGMELTEKKESHFSQGKALIVGIYGMGGAGKTTLSKELFNRHRSKFIKASFLADVRETFARGGLPSLQLKLLRDLFDDHHLNFQTTEEGTSYVRYAFQSRRDCRFLIVLDDIDRVQLLDDLLDLDNMNPECLVIVTTRNEQVITDAEIDCRYKMKDMSPKHSRELFCWHAFRQKNPPSGYEELVDNFVEVSGFLPLSLQIFGGLVRDKIDGENWHFFLNKVREQLNPDIKALLQISVDTLDGDERQMFMDIACFFIGKPKAMAINIWEGCRWKAQQALQNLERKSLVHIAESDLAGYEFDDKLVLKMHDHVRDLGRQMADNQSFPRRNWHFDSLESNGFENILRETSSRCLNSFFDTSINSEVTYFLGNLDQTRPSLLWLELELDGCEQSSLPSWIPLQHLRSLRIFSARLNELWQNSSQAPVHLKELVLHECSLAECTNSLGMLKDLEKLVLTGRNEGMIVDGRALSESLRGLTKLQSLVLRCFTLNGEFTLNRGSTTFSALTYFAWVRTTPRNSCMGYFSSAGEAELISYGDPTIYASSADRCISNLQSIEMRGIKLVSKVSIGGEYCPNLESLHLDSMENLIQVDLTRMRILNCLELRLCELLKMVSGNFDLPELVTLKIVRCGELEELPSLENLRCLEKIVIDGCGKLQNITGVEELQEIRCLHLSGDIVGSIHNLEKLPSRVASVIGKASHQAMTILDANQFCNLMAKNTNTVIDIIESGAMSEKSLESLSTLIICAVVRGSYASGTNAINIRLPSGLIQSNIGGGVWVVTIAITGEKDVADYKELLTVEDDAQIKKQWMVPIKKDEEGNALQVFKTIISLLYQYSCTVCNNE from the exons ATGGCTTCTACATCCTCATCTGGGCAACAAAATGCTTTCTCTGGAATTGACCCTTACTTTAAAAGGAGACCTTTACAGGAATCTTCCAGTCTCTTTGATGTGTTCATCAACCACAGAGGCTCCGATGTCATATCCACTCTGGCTACTCAGCTTTGCAACTCCCTTGAGCGGTTGGGAATAAGGGCGTTTCTTGATGAGGAAGAGATGGAACTTGGAGATTATTTTTCTTCTACCCTCAAGAAAATCATCCGCTCTGCAAAGGTACACATAGCCATCTTTTCCAAAAGATATGCAGAGGCACCTTGGTGTTTGGCTAAGCTGGTTCTCATGTTACAAAGTGAGACCATAATTATCCCTATGTTTTATGAAGTGAATCCATCGGATCTTCGCTACATTGAAAAGGGATCATACGCTGACGCGTTCAATAAATATATAGTGAAGGGCAGATACACGGAGCAGCAGATTAACAAGTGGAAGGAAGCCATACATTCTGTTTCATTCATCTCAGGCTATATAATCAACGACTTGAG TGACTTCAACTGCGAAAACATAGTGTCAGCTGTGCAAAAACATTTAGTAAGGTCACAAGCTGCCAAATATCCAGTGGGGCTTTCCGAGCTTGCAGAAGAACTTGAAAAAAAATGCCTTCCTGGAGATTTTGAAAGGCAGTACGAAGCGAATGAAGGAGGTGGGATGGAGCTTACGGAGAAAAAGGAATCCCATTTCTCCCAAGGAAAGGCCCTGATTGTTGGCATCTATGGAATGGGGGGGGCGGGGAAGACAACTCTCTCCAAAGAGTTGTTTAACAGGCACCGTTCAAAATTCATCAAAGCAAGTTTTTTGGCTGATGTACGAGAAACGTTTGCGAGAGGCGGATTACCTTCATTGCAACTTAAGCTGCTCAGAGATCTTTTCGACGATCATCATCTCAACTTTCAGACGACAGAGGAAGGAACCAGCTATGTAAGGTATGCCTTTCAAAGTAGAAGGGATTGCCGATTCCTTATTGTTTTAGATGATATTGATCGCGTGCAGCTCCTAGATGATCTATTGGATTTAGATAACATGAATCCTGAATGCTTGGTAATTGTCACCACCCGCAATGAGCAAGTTATTACAGACGCCGAAATTGATTGTCGTTATAAGATGAAGGATATGAGCCCCAAACATAGCAGAGAGCTCTTTTGTTGGCACGCGTTCAGGCAAAAGAATCCACCCAGTGGTTACGAAGAATTGGTTGACAATTTTGTGGAAGTGAGTGGATTTTTACCTCTGTCTCTTCAAATCTTTGGCGGGCTTGTTCGTGATAAAATTGACGGAGAGAATTGGCACTTCTTTTTGAATAAAGTTCGTGAGCAGCTGAATCCAGACATAAAAGCTTTACTTCAAATTAGCGTTGATACGCTAGATGGAGATGAGAGACAGATGTTTATGGACATTGCATGTTTTTTCATTGGCAAGCCTAAAGCCATGGCCATTAATATATGGGAGGGTTGCAGATGGAAAGCCCAACAGGCACTCCAAAATTTAGAGAGAAAATCTCTTGTGCATATAGCTGAGAGTGATTTGGCTGGATATGAATTCGACGACAAGCTTGTTCTTAAAATGCATGACCACGTCCGTGACCTCGGAAGGCAAATGGCAGACAATCAGAGCTTTCCTCGTCGAAACTGGCATTTTGATTCTTTG GAATCAAATGGATTTGAGAACATCCTCAGAGAAACTTCTTCCAGATGTCTCAATTCGTTTTTTGATACTTCCATAAATTCTGAAGTTACATACTTTTTGGGGAATCTAGATCAGACAAGACCTTCTTTGCTCTGGCTTGAGCTTGAACTAGATGGTTGTGAACAGTCAAGCTTGCCCTCTTGGATACCTCTGCAGCATTTGCGGAGCTTAAGAATCTTCTCTGCACGTCTCAACGAATTATGGCAGAACAGTTCACAG GCCCCTGTCCATTTGAAAGAGCTGGTGCTTCATGAATGCTCGTTGGCAGAGTGCACAAATTCATTAGGAATGCTGAAGGATCTGGAAAAACTAGTCCTAACAGGAAGAAACGAAGGAATGATAGTTGATGGCAGAGCCTTATCTGAATCTCTAAGAGGACTCACCAAGCTTCAAAGTTTGGTCTTGAGGTGTTTTACATTAAATGGAGAGTTTACTTTGAACAGGGGGTCAACTACTTTTTCAGCTTTGACGTATTTTGCATGGGTTCGCACCACTCCACGCAATTCTTGCATGGGGTATTTTTCATCAGCTGGGGAAGCAGAATTAATCAGCTATGGAGATCCAACAATTTATGCTTCTTCCGCCGACAGATGCATCAGTAATCTGCAAAGCATTGAGATGCGCGGCATAAAACTTGTATCCAAGGTCTCAATTGGTGGAGAGTATTGTCCCAACCTTGAGTCTCTTCACCTCGATTCCATGGAAAATCTAATTCAAGTGGATTTGACCCGAATGAGAATATTGAATTGTCTTGAGTTAAGGTTGTGTGAACTATTGAAAATGGTATCAGGGAACTTTGATCTGCCAGAGCTTGTAACACTAAAAATAGTAAGATGTGGGGAACTTGAAGAGTTGCCAAGCCTTGAGAATCTAAGATGTTTGGAGAAGATTGTAATTGATGGATGCGGGAAACTGCAGAACATAACAGGTGTTGAAGAGTTGCAAGAAATAAGATGTTTACATCTTTCAGGTGATATAGTGGGCTCTATTCATAATTTAGAG AAACTACCATCACGGGTTGCGAGTGTTATTGGGAAAGCAAGTCATCAAGCCATGACAATATTAGATGCAAACCAATTTTGCAATTTGATGGCTAAAAACACAAACACAGTAATCGATATAATTGAAAGTGGCGCAATGTCGGAGAAATCACTCGAATCCTTAAGTACACTCATCATATGTGCTGTGGTTCGAGGGTCCTATGCATCAGGGACAAATGCCATAAACATTCGCCTTCCTTCCGGACTGATACAGAGCAATATCGGTGGAGGAGTATGGGTAGTTACCATTGCAATCACCGGGGAGAAAGACGTGGCAGACTACAAAGAGCTTCTCACCGTTGAGGATGATGCTCAAATCAAGAAACAGTGGATGGTGCCGATTAAAAAAGACGAGGAAGGAAATGCCTTACAAGTATTCAAAACTATTATTAGTCTACTGTATCAATATAGTTGTACAGTCTGCAACAATGAATGA